In Danaus plexippus chromosome 28, MEX_DaPlex, whole genome shotgun sequence, a genomic segment contains:
- the LOC116776099 gene encoding uncharacterized protein LOC116776099 isoform X1, whose translation MISGLYVRMLYILVLCPALLASSVLTLSIDSQLGTSIEDCFERISIGDQLPLDSIYRNVSELMIKECEQICKQDKQCQAFDYGVGAKGNATCDLSNINEKEIKEKNLLQRNSDYDVYIRRILCEPAPPTPIEEHLSESEKAPLHRPVIRPQEDDRRPFDNPFESSRPLPSYSNRPNANYNHINERPDGYSPDKPDYDRPPSYGGHKPPELPYRPSRPSNNSRPDAYDELYFQDNRRPRPDLWRPDPYHPVQPDDDIEDMYRPKPSRPQRPQYTTEKPHYQYIIRPSKNPPSPIGHGYRPDPEYPIRPVPYGPISEPSRPIGPQTEHRPTRPYDKPTHTYTDQYASNYGNQDNSVFVEIYDPPRPHRPHVNERPYYGTNYGTSSQSYGQNSYSSQHSYSQNQAHYGSSAWNENHHYGQRPAKPSSQDYGYRPEKPDPNGYNEPNEGTGYGSRPPKKPRPTENNSGYNNQYGQSSNQNYGEVQSINAYSSQGSSVNQGYGSSNNQDNYNQVSNGYGNRPPKDSPQSGIQNGFIYQISAGHNQIDAAQSSSYGQSSQEHATSQYGSQGGSVNQVNNQPLPSVNGYGDQPVTNKPILNNNYGQGDQNHVGYGQSVSQAAQSSQYGSSQTSTSQQYGNSQSGYNNQNIASYGQSYGQAGYYGSHLGYGIHHLYGIKPGSYGNTDSRPSPEVSSNVGYGKKDNRPSNKPGNRPVYDDPDDKHSRKPDSDRPILKPHGAERERPGFMLRPNDEIITSRPVAVSDIGRRPENEFNYAACFRRVLAGKRALRSHVRRVVDCERLEDCRRECATEKRFPCESFNYRLDPSFRGKGLCELMTKPIEAFDLRQDFVEDKDYDFYEVDRNSLEPYCPETLRGPGLLHSGYLSSKNKLTSQDQWRDRNWSAHDHRTYNRFFDEKSHNRRYEDQPYIPYKIGISRTEDEKNSWGKYGGSYGVDNYYKDRNDYHKSISHWGLKEHGEEYQREDSSTYNSLSRNHEQEFNYYSLRRHGEEHLGYGYGTWKKGRWNNSGNFWRDDTPTKIEYDEEDNVKDCSSRRRPGMSLGVGAVRRSLAARTVVDCEAACFGERNFKCVSYSYRYSSSPGSDNCFLSERPYKGLEMSADSSSDVYAMPLHHDCLTISTKPWVESECFWHVRSGAALSRASVRSSLTVSGLGACEAECIRAHGFFCRGFSFRFDPPTIGDDLENCLLTSSPPTTLDLSRGLTPNKHELYSRGNYGRGCEPALYDDAEHEPQCYLQYVESARLSRGAVRGRARTSDERACGRACTDAPFKCLSFSYTSNAPPDKDNCLLSEIRLFDLHRGVDYEHSTDDLLFAFDLFNGQCWRKIHGKNEYEVPTLEVPHPIQTEESYPFTSGPDAPPSETYITSSGPSGPPAHKPYIIEADFKPGSKPYLESGESDRPFEYPEPGYKPYYKPYRPDYEPEKPDIGHRPRPSGPELTPPYGSNPSYDGGSSITHSSGTLISQSSGASYGSSSNFAGGSSYAGHESHVGSDHSSSAYGGSASNSNYGSASNSGYGSVSNSNYGSSSGTGYGSSSNSNYGSSSGSGYGSASNSNYGSASGSGYGSSSNSNYGASTGTGYGSSSYSNYGSSSGSGYDALSNSHYGSVSGSGYGSSSNLNHGSSSGAGYGSVSGSSHYSSSGSSYGASSGAAYGSYAGSDYGSSGGMAGTRPRPNPVQSAHRPHRPGRPGDRGDDSLSLSWRHYTVSGFPCRRGTACERNVIAGHWACEPEGGEIGSWDYCCAPTHRCGYSEGFRKPWCYVGPASDQWRPCSEKYYPYHQHNVPHPSQGHRESDRPQINIPQGQKTYPERDRLSSGYLSSADRRYWDDLYENGPRAYYDKYGNPLPGFSKVPTESRPHIKYERNPPRPGSGQWVPVNTLPDDEVPPPGLGVPRYWPVAYLHKGPPPNMTYFKFNETERTTRSPQEHTTTNRASVNQIEARSGDSPRTEKRINITNDDADYLDVTTTRTAGNETRESTTEREVKNETDAEEYRTNPKLNGDYIKGIDGKLHDFTTSLEVFDIDDVKNDKLAHLRAAEAEEKQIEAIGRLLAARRAKIVVDKTSQRNLEDKNIALDKDFMDFNFGNKFPVERRGVVQRVSKDEIENRDKSLEVSETTFVRPPRVLSTTENIRKAVVNGKVYYEASLRSQRDLYTNSTRRPKNLRETRTLPTNNKKRTRNTNPVRRAKRVYRKRYNPEEVRKRLLERERNKNMRDSR comes from the exons ATGATCTCCGGCCTGTATGTCAGAATGTTGTACATACTGGTCCTGTGCCCGGCGTTGCTCGCGTCTTCAGTTCTGACTCTGTCAATTGATTCGCAGCTCGGGACGTCTATCGAAG aTTGCTTCGAGAGGATATCTATAGGAGACCAGTTACCGCTGGACTCCATCTATCGGAACGTTTCAGAACTCATGATTAAGGAGTGTGAGCAGATATGTAAGCAAGACAAACAGTGTCAAGCCTTTGACTACGG GGTTGGCGCTAAAGGTAACGCTACATGCGACCTCAGCAACATAaacgaaaaagaaataaaggagaaaaatcttttacaaAGAAATTCCGATTATGACGTCTACATTCGAAGGATACTGTGCGAGCCGGCGCCACCGACGCCCATCGAGGAACATCTCAGTGAGAGTGAAAAGGCACCCTTACATCGACCAGTGATCCGGCCTCAGGAAGACGACAGAAGACCTTTTGATAATCCTTTTGAATCTAGTCGACCGTTACCCTCATACTCGAACAGACCTAATGCCAATTACAACCATATAAATGAAAGACCCGATGGATACAGTCCCGATAAACCAGACTATGATAGGCCTCCCAGCTATGGTGGTCATAAACCACCGGAACTCCCGTATAGGCCTAGTAGACCTTCTAACAATTCAAGGCCTGACGCATACGACGAATTATACTTCCAAGATAACAGAAGACCCCGCCCAGACCTTTGGAGACCAGATCCTTACCATCCCGTTCAACCTGATGATGACATTGAGGACATGTATAGACCAAAACCGTCTAGACCACAGAGGCCACAGTACACGACAGAGAAGCCTcactatcaatatataatcaGACCAAGTAAAAATCCTCCCAGCCCCATCGGTCATGGATATCGACCAGATCCAGAATATCCGATACGGCCAGTGCCTTATGGACCCATTTCAGAACCTTCCCGGCCTATCGGACCCCAGACTGAACATCGGCCCACTCGTCCTTACGATAAACCGACACATACTTATACTGACCAATATGCCAGCAATTATGGTAATCAAGATAATTCCGTTTTCGTCGAGATCTATGACCCACCGAGACCCCACAGGCCTCACGTTAACGAAAGACCATATTACGGTACTAATTATGGAACGTCCAGTCAAAGCTATGGACAAAATAGTTATTCAAGTCAGCATTCGTATTCTCAGAATCAGGCCCATTATGGATCCAGTGCGTGGAATGAAAATCATCATTACGGTCAGCGGCCAGCAAAACCTAGTTCACAAGATTACGGTTATAGACCTGAAAAACCCGATCCCAACGGATATAATGAACCTAATGAAGGTACTGGCTACGGGTCCAGACCTCCAAAAAAGCCTAGACCAACAGAAAATAATTCAGggtataataatcaatatggTCAATCTTCTAACCAAAACTATGGAGAAGTCCAGTCCATTAACGCATATTCCAGCCAAGGATCTTCGGTTAATCAGGGATATGGATCTTCGAATAATCAAGATAATTATAACCAGGTATCCAATGGTTATGGGAATCGTCCACCAAAAGACAGTCCACAAAGCGGGATCCAGAATGGTTTTATATACCAAATATCTGCTGGACATAACCAAATAGATGCAGCCCAATCAAGTTCATACGGACAGAGTTCTCAAGAACATGCTACTAGCCAATATGGTAGTCAAGGCGGAAGTGTGAACCAGGTCAATAATCAACCACTACCAAGTGTGAACGGATACGGAGACCAACCTGTGACTAACAAACCCatcttgaataataattacggACAAGGAGACCAAAATCATGTTGGTTACGGCCAATCCGTATCCCAAGCCGCACAATCGTCACAGTATGGATCTAGCCAAACTTCAACTAGTCAGCAATATGGCAATTCTCAAAGTGGCTATAACAATCAAAATATTGCTTCATACGGCCAATCCTACGGTCAGGCGGGATATTACGGCAGCCATTTGGGATATGGAATCCATCATTTGTATGGAATCAAACCAGGAAGTTATGGAAACACAGACTCGAGACCATCACCTGAGGTATCTAGCAATGTTGGTTACGGTAAAAAAGATAATAGACCGTCAAACAAACCAGGTAATAGACCTGTATACGATGATCCCGATGATAAACATAGCAGAAAACCTGATTCTGACCGACCAATTCTCAAGCCTCATGGCGCAGAGAGGGAGAGGCCAGGGTTCATGCTGAGACCAAATGATGAAATTATCACATCCAGACCGGTAGCCGTCTCCGATATTGGAAGACGACCTGAGAACGAGTTCAACTACGCAG CTTGTTTTCGACGAGTGCTCGCTGGGAAGAGAGCTCTGAGGAGTCACGTGAGGAGGGTCGTGGACTGTGAGCGGCTGGAAGACTGTCGGCGAGAGTGCGCCACTGAGAAGAGGTTCCCTTGTGAGAGTTTTAACTACAG ATTGGACCCCAGCTTCCGAGGGAAAGGTCTGTGCGAGCTGATGACCAAACCGATAGAAGCCTTCGACCTCCGACAGGACTTCGTGGAAGATAAGGATTACGATTTCTACGAAGTGGACAGGAACAGTTTGGAACCTTACTGCCCGGAAACACTAAGGGGGCCGGGGCTCTTACATTCTGGTTACCTGTCATCCAAGAACAAGTTGACGTCTCAGGACCAGTGGCGGGACAGGAACTGGTCGGCTCACGATCACAGGACGTACAACAGGTTCTTTGACGAGAAGTCTCATAACAGACGGTATGAAGACCAGCCTTACATACCGTACAAGATTG GTATAAGCAGAACTGAAGACGAGAAAAATAGTTGGGGGAAGTATGGCGGCTCTTACGGTGTAGATAACTATTACAAGGATAGAAACGATTACCACAAATCAATAAGCCACTGGGGGCTCAAAGAACACGGCGAGGAGTATCAGAGGGAGGACAGCTCCACCTACAACAGTCTGAGCAGAAACCACGAGCAGGAGTTCAACTACTACAGTCTGAGGCGCCACGGAGAGGAACACCTGGGTTACGGCTATGGCACCTGGAAGAAAGGCAGGTGGAACAACTCCGGCAACTTCTGGAGAGACGACACGCCCACTAAGATAGAATATGATGAAGAAGACAATGTTAAAG ATTGTTCGTCCCGCCGTCGGCCGGGCATGTCCCTGGGAGTGGGCGCGGTGAGACGGTCCCTGGCCGCCAGGACGGTGGTGGACTGTGAGGCCGCCTGCTTCGGAGAGAGGAACTTCAAATGTGTTTCGTACAGCTACAG GTACTCGAGTTCGCCAGGCTCTGACAACTGTTTCCTGAGCGAGAGACCCTACAAGGGCCTGGAGATGTCCGCGGACAGCAGCTCGGACGTGTACGCCATGCCGCTGCATCACGACTGCCTCACCATCAGCACCAAGCCCTGGGTCGAGAGCG AGTGTTTCTGGCACGTCCGGTCGGGCGCCGCCCTGAGTCGGGCCTCGGTCCGCTCGTCGCTGACCGTCAGCGGTCTGGGCGCCTGCGAGGCGGAGTGTATCAGGGCCCACGGCTTCTTCTGCAGAGGATTCAGCTTCAG GTTCGATCCTCCCACAATAGGCGATGACCTCGAGAACTGTCTGCTGACGTCATCACCTCCCACCACCCTGGACCTCTCGCGCGGTCTGACTCCCAACAAGCACGAGCTGTACTCCCGCGGGAACTACGGCCGGGGATGTGAGCCCGCGCTCTATGACGACGCTGAACATGAACCGC AGTGTTACCTCCAGTACGTGGAGTCGGCCCGCCTCAGCCGCGGCGCGGTCCGCGGCCGAGCGCGCACCTCAGACGAGAGAGCGTGCGGTCGAGCCTGCACCGACGCCCCCTTCAAGTGTCTCAGCTTCTCGTACAC AAGCAACGCTCCCCCTGACAAGGACAACTGTCTGCTGTCAGAGATCCGTCTCTTCGATTTGCATCGCGGCGTCGACTACGAACACTCCACAGACGACTTGCTGTTCGCCTTCGACCTGTTCAACGGACAGTGCTGGAGGAAGATCCACGGGAAAAATGAATATGA AGTTCCGACACTTGAAGTGCCGCATCCCATACAGACAGAAGAGAGTTATCCCTTTACATCCGGTCCAGACGCGCCACCTTCAG AAACTTATATAACTAGCTCGGGTCCGAGTGGTCCGCCAGCTCACAAACCGTACATAATAGAAGCCGACTTTAAACCCGGCTCTAAACCATACCTTGAAAGTGGAGAGAGCGATAGACCCTTTGAATACCCGGAACCAGGCTATAAACCGTATTATAAACCGTATAGACCAGATTATGAACCAGAGAAACCTGACATAGGTCATAGACCTAGACCGAGTGGACCAGAACTGACACCACCTTATGGTTCAAATCCATCATATGATGGTGGTTCATCCATCACTCACTCCAGTGGGACCTTAATAAGTCAGTCAAGTGGTGCGTCATACGGCTCTTCAAGCAACTTCGCTGGCGGTTCATCGTATGCTGGCCATGAATCACATGTCGGTTCAGATCACAGTTCCTCCGCATACGGCGGTTCCGCCAGTAATTCTAACTATGGTTCTGCAAGTAACTCTGGCTATGGGTCAGTAAGTAACTCAAACTATGGTTCTTCGAGTGGTACAGGTTATGGCTCTTCAAGTAACTCCAATTATGGCTCTTCAAGTGGCTCAGGATACGGTTCCGCCAGTAACTCCAACTATGGTTCTGCAAGTGGATCAGGCTATGGCTCCTCAAGTAACTCAAACTACGGTGCCTCAACTGGTACAGGTTACGGCTCATCAAGTTACTCAAATTATGGTTCCTCAAGTGGTTCAGGCTATGATGCATTAAGTAACTCCCACTATGGTTCTGTGAGCGGCTCAGGCTATGGGTCATCCAGTAATTTAAACCACGGTTCCTCGAGTGGGGCAGGTTACGGTTCAGTGAGTGGCTCCAGCCATTACTCATCCAGCGGTTCAAGCTATGGAGCCTCAAGTGGTGCAGCGTATGGTTCATATGCTGGATCAGACTACGGGTCCTCGGGAGGTATGGCAGGAACTCGTCCTCGTCCTAATCCTGTCCAAAGTGCTCATCGTCCTCACAGACCAGGCAGACCGGGAGACAGAGGCGATGACAGCC TGTCCTTGTCGTGGCGTCATTATACCGTGTCCGGGTTCCCGTGTCGGCGCGGCACCGCGTGCGAGAGGAATGTGATAGCGGGCCACTGGGCGTGCGAGCCGGAGGGGGGAGAGATCG GTTCTTGGGATTACTGCTGCGCTCCCACACATAGGTGCGGATACAGCGAAGGGTTCCGGAAACCTTG GTGTTATGTGGGTCCGGCGTCCGACCAATGGCGTCCGTGTAGTGAGAAGTACTATCCGTACCACCAACACAACGTTCCTCACCCCTCGCAGGGACACAGAG agtcAGACCGCCCGCAAATAAATATACCTCAAGGCCAAAAGACGTACCCAGAGAGGGACAGACTTTCATCCGGCTATCTGTCCTCCGCTGATAGACGGTACTGGGATGACCTGTACGAGAATGGTCCTCGAGCTTATTACGATAAATATGGGAATCCTTTGCCAG GCTTCTCGAAAGTACCAACGGAGAGCCGACCGCACATAAAATACGAACGTAACCCACCACGACCCGGTTCGGGACAGTGGGTGCCCGTCAATACTTTACCTGATGATGAGGTGCCTCCACCAGGTCTTGGCGTGCCAAG ATACTGGCCAGTGGCATACTTACACAAAGGACCTCCGCCCAACATGACCTACTTCAAATTCAACGAAACCGAGAGAACGACTCGCTCGCCCCAGGAACACACGACCACTAACAGAGCGAGCGTCAACCAAATAGAAGCTAGGTCTGGAGACAGTCCGAGGACTGAGAAGAGAATTAATATCACGAACGACGACGCCGACTACCTCGACGTAACCACGACCAGAACCGCTGGGAACGAAACGCGGGAGAGCACGACGGAAAGAGAAGTTAAAAACGAGACAGACGCTGAAGAGTACAGAACCAACCCGAAACTAAACGGCGATTACATCAAAGGAATCGACGGGAAGTTGCACGACTTCACGACGTCGTTGGAGGTGTTCGATATAGACGACGTGAAGAACGATAAGCTGGCCCACCTGAGAGCCGCGGAGGCTGAGGAGAAGCAGATAGAAGCCATCGGCAGGCTCCTGGCCGCGAGGCGAGCGAAGATAGTCGTGGACAAGACGTCGCAGAGGAATCTGGAAGATAAGAACATTGCGCTCGACAAAGATTTCATGGATTTCAATTTCGGCAACAAATTCCCGGTCGAAAGGCGAGGAGTCGTCCAGAGAGTTTCCAAAGACGAGATCGAGAACAGAGACAAGAGTTTGGAAGTCAGCGAGACGACCTTCGTTAGACCACCGAGGGTTCTGAGCACCACGGAGAATATAAGGAAAGCAGTCGTCAACGGAAAGGTCTACTACGAGGCCTCGCTCCGCAGTCAGAGGGACCTGTACACCAACTCCACGAGGAGGCCCAAGAACCTGCGAGAGACGAGGACCCTCCCCACCAACAACAAGAAGAGAACGAGGAACACGAACCCCGTGCGACGAGCGAAGAGAGTGTACAGGAAGAGATACAACCCGGAGGAAGTGAGGAAGAGATTGTTAGAGAGAGAGAGGAACAAGAACATGAGGGACTCGCGCTAA